ATCTGTCAAAGCGTTCCAGCGATTCAGAGAATTTTTGTTGGTCGAGAAGAATTTCGCCACTGTGAAGGAATTCGGTAAATATTCCGATCTTGAGTAATAAAGGCATTTAAACTCACTAATAGTTGCTTGCCTCTCCTCTATCCGGGAATTCACGAAGGATCCTCCTAAATGACGCCATGCTAGATCCTACGTTGCCCATCTTATACTGACATACCGCCGTCTGTATATGCGGAAAAATGAAGCTGCTGTCAAGTTGAACGGATTTGGTATAGTCTGCAAGGGCCTTATCGAATTCCTGAGTGATGAAGTACACTTTATAGAGTCAATTAATGATTATATGAATAAGTTTGCACAACCTACCTTGGCCACGGTGATAGTAGATATCGGGATTGTCGGCATCATGTCGGATCGCCGCCTCGAAGTCACCAAAGGCCGTCGCAGGGTCGCCTACCACACCATATGTCAAAATAAATTAAACAGGACTAAAAAAAAATCGTCAGGGACGTACCCAATTCCATATGAACGCTGGCAATCTTGACCCAACTTTGAACAAAACCGGGATCAATATCCAAACTCTTCTGCAAGTCATCCCTGGCGCCCTCAGCGTTGCCCATCAAGAATTTAAAGGTCCCTCGCAAATTGTACGCTTCAGCCTGGCCCTTCTTAGAGCTTATGCCTTGCTCGATAGACTCTGCCGCGTACGTGAAAGCGTGAGGATAATCTGCCGCCTCAAGAGCATCAAAAGCCAACGAGAGAGTCTGATCACCCTGACTGGGGCTCTCCGGAAGGGCTGGCTTTGGGTGGGGTCGGAACGCAGCAAGATAGGCTGATATAAAGGTAGGTGAAGGAAGGTTAGCTTCACGCTTGCTAAGAATTTCGGCTGcgcggctgctggcaaGTTTCTTGAGGCAACGTTCGACCGCAGCAGAGGCTTGATCATCCTGGAAACGCTCAATGATGGTGACGGCAGTGAAGTCCCGTACGGCCTCTTCATTGCGGTTCAAATTTTCGAAAGCGGTAGCACGTCGCTTCAAAGCTTTCGTATACGTACGGTCGAGCTTGATTGCTTCGTTGCAGTCCGCCACACATTTTTCATAGTCGGGAGGGGTGAGATTACCATAACCTTTTATATGATTAGTGTCTGCCTGATATCGAAAACATTTTGAGAAGACTGACAAGCGGCACGGTTTGAGTAGAAAACTGCAACCTTCTTTACCGACACTTCGATTGCTTTGGTGTAGCACTCAATGGCCTTTTGGAAACTCTTTTTAGAATAGAGTTTATTTCCTCTGTCCTTCAAAGCCGCACCAAGCTCATTTCTAGCAGATTCGCTCATGCTTTCAAGTTCCTTTTGATCAGGGACGCCTTGAAGATGGACCGAGTCATCTTCCTTGACGACCTCAGGCTGTATCTCCTCCAATAGAGGTCCCCGGTCGCCTTCGTTTTTCAAGAACTTgtcatccttcttctctccgctcttcttcttcttcttcttgttcttttttGATGGAGCCGCAGGCGAAGATGGAGTTGGGGACTTTTCCGGTCGGGTGTACAAGTAATAACCAGCACCAGTGGCGGCTAAGACAGCGCAACCAAGTAGGATGAGTCGTTGATTTTCCTCAATAAACTTCTGAGTGCGGGCCAGAAAAGAACTCGGTGGTGGGGTAGCCGGCACAGAAACAGATGGCGTGGGAATTGAGGCAGGCGGGGCGGTAGGCAAAGGAGGCATTTTGTTGACGACCACCGTAATAATGTGATTTTGAGTGGTAAGGCGAAAAACCAAGAGTTTTTACTCATAATAGCATTAAGATCGTCATCATCGGCGACTTTTGCTCTTTCGGGGTTTGCCGGAGCTACCTGTTGGCACCtacatcatcatcttcagcGATCTTAATAGGACGTTAATAACAAGGTAATACAGCAATAGTAATATACCTATGTATAGCTTAGCATAATAGTTACGGAGACGAAGTCTTAACTTAATTACCAGAAGTTCATGAATAAAGTAGTGCATTTTACATATAGTAAATATAGTAGAATTCAATTGCCGGTGCAAAATTCGATTTAACCTGCTATACATATACACCAGAAGCTCTACCCTGCGAGGCAACAAGCACCCCACCTGACTACACAAATCCTTCAATCTCCCCAGCGCTCCCGTTCGATAATCGCTCCCAAACCTCATTTAAGATCTGTTCCGCAAAGCGATCGTAAGTAAATCCTAATACAGTGCCAGGTACCTCCTCAGGTTGGTGTCCCCATTTCATTGAAGTAGTCTGCGAAGAAGACGGGTTTTCTGAATTTCCCAGCTAATTAAACCATGTCATGGTTACCCACGTCCTTCTCGTCGGGCATGTGTCACTGGAAATAACTCTGGGGTGATGACACAGTACACTTTGTTGTAATGAATGATCTCTAAGTGAAGTATGCGAGGCCATTCTCAAGGCCATGTCCCAATATGGAGCCCCAATTTGTCTTCCAGATGGAGGTTACTGTCAACAGAAGGAGATTATCTTACTGTAGATCAGTCTGAGTAACCTTGGAGTGCTTATTGAACGAACACTTTGCTCATGTAATTCCATCTACCCCTGCAATCCCTTCAAACAGAGGATaggaaaggaaagagcGTCTTCGTGTACTACTTGTCCCTCTGTCGACCGGTCGGGCAAGTGGAGTGGCTCGACTAGGGATGGCTGGCCGACACAAGGGCGCTATCAAACACGAGTGGGTAAGTATTAAAATATCATTGATAACCATTTGCGCACCCAAGATCATTACTATTTTCGGTCACGAATCTTCGCCCGTCATCTTCCATTCTTTCCAGTAGTCCTTCCCATTGActttcctccatcttctcatACCGAGCAACCGTGCATGGCATGCCCGGTTATAAATGGACCATTTTCCGTCTGCCTCAGGGATCTCAAAGAGACCCTGGAAGATTTTGTGAACGATTCTTTTTAACTGCTTCGTTAATTGTCACTCAGCCATAACGTAGTGTGACAGCAGTCACAACCGCCCTTAACGGGCAGGTAGGGTAATGAGGAAGCATCCTCTGATTTCAAGAGTGAGTGGCACAACACACCTGGCTAAGCGAAGGCCGCCAATCTCTTCCCAAATGGCATGGTTAAGTGGGATCCACTCTACTCGAAAGTCGTTTGTGTCGAGGAATTCCATAAAACGTAAAGCAAATGCAAGCCTCATTTTTAAGTAAAGAATATAGAATAGAGTAAGTACTGGTGTACACTCGGGGATCGCGGACCGGTGTCGCTTTATACACACGAGTTATACTTTATTGATCCATTCCCACCGGGCTCCGAGTTTCCGCCTTTTGCCTTAAGTTGTCGTCTGACCCCGTGTTGCCGTTAGTCTTTTGTTTCTTGTTCCAATCTGCAGCTTGACGCTGCCGATGAGTATGCCGAACATGAGCACGTACCACATGCCTGATTAATTAATCACTGTGCATGTATAAGCGGCGGATTATTGATGTAGATTGTGGATAGTTTCTGGTTGGACTCGTACTCAACTGTGAATTG
This DNA window, taken from Cryptococcus gattii WM276 chromosome C, complete sequence, encodes the following:
- a CDS encoding Mitochondrial import receptor subunit tom40 (Translocase of outer membrane 40 kDa subunit), putative (Similar to TIGR gene model, INSD accession AAW42135.1), encoding MPPLPTAPPASIPTPSVSVPATPPPSSFLARTQKFIEENQRLILLGCAVLAATGAGYYLYTRPEKSPTPSSPAAPSKKNKKKKKKSGEKKDDKFLKNEGDRGPLLEEIQPEVVKEDDSVHLQGVPDQKELESMSESARNELGAALKDRGNKLYSKKSFQKAIECYTKAIEVSVKKVAVFYSNRAACYGNLTPPDYEKCVADCNEAIKLDRTYTKALKRRATAFENLNRNEEAVRDFTAVTIIERFQDDQASAAVERCLKKLASSRAAEILSKREANLPSPTFISAYLAAFRPHPKPALPESPSQGDQTLSLAFDALEAADYPHAFTYAAESIEQGISSKKGQAEAYNLRGTFKFLMGNAEGARDDLQKSLDIDPGFVQSWVKIASVHMELGDPATAFGDFEAAIRHDADNPDIYYHRGQVYFITQEFDKALADYTKSVQLDSSFIFPHIQTAVCQYKMGNVGSSMASFRRILREFPDRGEASNYYGEILLDQQKFSESLERFDRSIELDKERKPRNVLPFVNKALALFQWKQDINGAEALCKEALEIDPDCDVAVATLAQLSLQQGKIDEAIKWFEKSAQLARTEGELVNAITYEHASKAQVHFLKTYPEFAERLSQIAQAA